A single genomic interval of Pseudochaenichthys georgianus chromosome 3, fPseGeo1.2, whole genome shotgun sequence harbors:
- the bdnf gene encoding brain-derived neurotrophic factor isoform X2, whose translation MTILFLTMVISYFSCMRAAPLRDVPGMRGHRTEGYLGAAATAVRGHGTPQSDGGPGQRGELPSLTDTFEQVIEELLEVEGEAAKLAQGPDKSQGGGGPSSMVTTETKDVDLYDSRVMISNQVPLEPPLLFLLEEYKNYLDAANMSMRVRRHSDPSRRGELSVCDSISQWVTAVDKKTAIDMSGQTVTVMEKVPVPNGQLKQYFYETKCNPMGYTKEGCRGIDKRHYNSQCRTTQSYVRALTMDSKKKIGWRFIRIDTSCVCTLTIKRGR comes from the coding sequence ATGACCATCCTGTTCCTTACTATGGTTATTTCATACTTCAGTTGCATGAGAGCTGCGCCCCTGAGAGACGTCCCGGGCATGCGGGGCCATCGGACGGAGGGCTACTTGGGCGCTGCTGCGACGGCCGTACGAGGCCATGGGACTCCTCAGAGTGATGGGGGGCCGGGCCAGCGCGGGGAACTGCCCTCACTCACAGACACGTTTGAGCAGGTGATAGAGGAGCTGCTGGAAGTGGAGGGAGAGGCGGCAAAGCTGGCACAGGGGCCTGATAAGAGCCAGGGAGGAGGGGGCCCGTCCTCCATGGTCACCACAGAGACCAAGGATGTCGACCTGTACGACTCGCGGGTGATGATCAGCAACCAAGTGCCTTTGGAGCCGCCGTTGCTCTTTCTTCTGGAGGAATACAAAAACTATCTGGATGCCGCTAATATGTCCATGAGGGTGCGGCGACACTCCGATCCCTCACGGCGCGGAGAGCTCAGTGTATGTGACAGTATTAGCCAGTGGGTGACAGCTGTGGATAAAAAGACGGCAATAGACATGTCTGGGCAGACAGTTACCGTCATGGAAAAGGTCCCTGTCCCCAATGGCCAACTGAAGCAATACTTTTATGAGACCAAATGCAACCCCATGGGGTACACAAAGGAGGGATGCAGAGGAATAGACAAGCGGCATTATAATTCCCAATGCAGGACAACCCAGTCCTACGTGCGAGCGCTTACCATGGATAGCAAAAAGAAGATTGGCTGGCGGTTTATAAGGATAGACACTTCATGTGTATGCACATTGACCATTAAAAGAGGGAGATAG
- the bdnf gene encoding brain-derived neurotrophic factor isoform X1 has product MFHQVRRVMTILFLTMVISYFSCMRAAPLRDVPGMRGHRTEGYLGAAATAVRGHGTPQSDGGPGQRGELPSLTDTFEQVIEELLEVEGEAAKLAQGPDKSQGGGGPSSMVTTETKDVDLYDSRVMISNQVPLEPPLLFLLEEYKNYLDAANMSMRVRRHSDPSRRGELSVCDSISQWVTAVDKKTAIDMSGQTVTVMEKVPVPNGQLKQYFYETKCNPMGYTKEGCRGIDKRHYNSQCRTTQSYVRALTMDSKKKIGWRFIRIDTSCVCTLTIKRGR; this is encoded by the exons ATG TTCCACCAGGTTAGAAGAGTGATGACCATCCTGTTCCTTACTATGGTTATTTCATACTTCAGTTGCATGAGAGCTGCGCCCCTGAGAGACGTCCCGGGCATGCGGGGCCATCGGACGGAGGGCTACTTGGGCGCTGCTGCGACGGCCGTACGAGGCCATGGGACTCCTCAGAGTGATGGGGGGCCGGGCCAGCGCGGGGAACTGCCCTCACTCACAGACACGTTTGAGCAGGTGATAGAGGAGCTGCTGGAAGTGGAGGGAGAGGCGGCAAAGCTGGCACAGGGGCCTGATAAGAGCCAGGGAGGAGGGGGCCCGTCCTCCATGGTCACCACAGAGACCAAGGATGTCGACCTGTACGACTCGCGGGTGATGATCAGCAACCAAGTGCCTTTGGAGCCGCCGTTGCTCTTTCTTCTGGAGGAATACAAAAACTATCTGGATGCCGCTAATATGTCCATGAGGGTGCGGCGACACTCCGATCCCTCACGGCGCGGAGAGCTCAGTGTATGTGACAGTATTAGCCAGTGGGTGACAGCTGTGGATAAAAAGACGGCAATAGACATGTCTGGGCAGACAGTTACCGTCATGGAAAAGGTCCCTGTCCCCAATGGCCAACTGAAGCAATACTTTTATGAGACCAAATGCAACCCCATGGGGTACACAAAGGAGGGATGCAGAGGAATAGACAAGCGGCATTATAATTCCCAATGCAGGACAACCCAGTCCTACGTGCGAGCGCTTACCATGGATAGCAAAAAGAAGATTGGCTGGCGGTTTATAAGGATAGACACTTCATGTGTATGCACATTGACCATTAAAAGAGGGAGATAG
- the LOC117444099 gene encoding large ribosomal subunit protein P2-like encodes MRYVAAYLLSSLGGNANPGAADLKKILESVGIEADDTRLDKVVSELTGKNVEEVIATGYGKLASVPSGGAVAVASSVVATSSAGAAAPAAEEKEEKKDESEASDDDMGFGLFD; translated from the exons ATGCGTTACGTAGCTGCATACCTGCTCTCCTCCCTCGGTGGCAATGCCAACCCCGGTGCTGCTGACCTCAAGAAGATCCTTGAGAGTGTTGGCATTGAGGCCGACGACACACGCCTGGACAAG GTTGTGTCTGAGCTCACAGGCAAGAATGTGGAGGAGGTGATCGCCACAG GTTACGGTAAACTGGCCAGCGTGCCATCAGGCGGTGCTGTAGCCGttgccagctctgttgtggctACTAGCTCAGCTGGAGCTGCTGCCCCTGCAG CTGAGGAGAAGGAAGAGAAGAAAGACGAGTCAGAGGCGTCCGATGACGACATGGGATTCGGCCTGTTCGACTAA
- the lin7c gene encoding protein lin-7 homolog C codes for MASLGEPVRLERDINRAVELLDKLQRTGEVPPQKLQALQRVLQSEFCNAVREVYEHVYETVDINSSPEVRANATAKATVAAFAASEGHSHPRVVELPKTEEGLGFNIMGGKEQNSPIYISRIIPGGIADRHGGLKRGDQLLSVNGVSVEGEHHEKAVELLKAAQGTVKLVVRYTPKVLEEMESRFEKMRSAKRRQQNNYPQ; via the exons ATGGCATCGCTTGGGGAGCCCGTGCGGTTGGAAAGAG ATATTAACCGTGCTGTTGAACTGCTGGATAAGCTCCAGAGGACCGGGGAGGTGCCGCCCCAGAAGCTGCAGGCGCTGCAGAGGGTCTTACAAAGTGAATTCTGTAACGCTGTCAGAGAA GTTTACGAACATGTGTATGAAACGGTGGACATCAACAGCAGTCCTGAGGTCAGGGCCAACGCCACTGCTAAG GCTACTGTGGCAGCCTTCGCAGCAAGTGAGGGGCACTCTCATCCACGTGTTGTGGAACTGCCCAAGACTGAAGAAGGCCTAGGTTTCAATATAATGGGTGGAAAGGAGCAAAACTCACCAATATACATCTCACGGATCATCCCAGGAGGCATCGCTGACCGACACGGAGGCCTGAAGAGAGGCGACCAGCTTCTCTCTGTCAACGGGGTG AGTGTGGAAGGGGAGCACCATGAGAAAGCTGTGGAGCTCCTCAAAGCCGCTCAGGGCACAGTGAAGCTGGTGGTAAGGTACACCCCCAAAGTCCTCGAGGAAATGGAGTCACGCTTTGAGAAAATGAGGTCGGCGAAGCGCCGGCAACAGAACAACTACCCCCAGTAG